A region from the Afifella aestuarii genome encodes:
- a CDS encoding NAD(P)/FAD-dependent oxidoreductase has product MKADTIVIGGGLVGAAIAYGLAREGEKVDLLDEGDVAFRASRGNFGLVWVQTKGLKMPEYARWTRRSADVWPEFSDNLLEETGVSTAYHKPGGVHVCVDEEELEEQVKILNRMNQEHGAEYYGGRVLSRAELDDMLPGLGPDVVGGTYSPHDGHASPLYLMRALHAGLLKHGGRYHPNARGIEIERDGGHFAVRTPAGTFTGAKVVLAAGLGNRDLGEMVGLDIPVEPLKGQILVTERTAPLFTMPTHVVRQTDEGSIMIGDSHEDEGFDTTSKPRIMADIAARALRAFPFLKDLRVVRSWAALRVMSPDGHPIYQQSETHPGAFSVNCHSGVTLAGAHAMALAPMIARGRLDDEMAAFSARRFNVQAR; this is encoded by the coding sequence ATGAAGGCGGACACCATCGTCATCGGCGGCGGCCTCGTCGGCGCCGCCATCGCCTATGGCCTCGCCCGCGAGGGCGAAAAGGTCGATCTCCTCGACGAGGGCGACGTCGCCTTTCGCGCTTCACGCGGCAATTTCGGCCTCGTCTGGGTGCAGACGAAGGGTCTCAAAATGCCCGAATATGCGCGCTGGACACGCCGTTCGGCGGATGTGTGGCCGGAATTTTCCGACAACCTCCTGGAAGAGACGGGCGTCTCCACCGCCTATCACAAGCCGGGCGGCGTGCATGTCTGCGTCGATGAGGAAGAGCTTGAGGAACAGGTTAAGATCCTCAACCGCATGAACCAGGAGCATGGCGCGGAATATTACGGCGGCCGGGTTTTGAGCCGCGCCGAACTCGACGACATGCTGCCGGGCCTCGGCCCCGATGTCGTCGGCGGCACCTATTCGCCGCATGACGGCCACGCGAGCCCGCTCTATCTGATGCGCGCTTTGCATGCCGGCCTCCTTAAGCACGGCGGCCGATATCATCCGAACGCCCGCGGCATCGAGATCGAGCGCGACGGCGGCCACTTTGCCGTGCGCACGCCGGCCGGCACCTTCACCGGCGCCAAGGTCGTCCTCGCCGCCGGCCTCGGCAATCGCGATCTGGGCGAAATGGTCGGCCTCGACATTCCCGTCGAACCGCTCAAGGGCCAGATCCTGGTGACGGAGCGCACTGCGCCTCTCTTCACCATGCCGACGCATGTCGTTCGTCAGACCGACGAAGGCTCCATCATGATCGGCGACAGCCACGAGGATGAAGGCTTCGACACCACTTCGAAGCCGCGCATCATGGCGGATATCGCCGCCCGCGCGCTGCGCGCCTTCCCGTTTCTGAAAGATCTGCGTGTCGTGCGCTCATGGGCGGCGCTGCGGGTGATGAGCCCCGACGGCCATCCGATCTATCAGCAATCCGAAACCCATCCCGGCGCCTTCAGCGTCAATTGCCATTCCGGCGTCACGCTCGCCGGCGCCCATGCGATGGCGCTCGCGCCGATGATCGCCCGCGGGCGGCTC
- a CDS encoding ABC transporter permease: protein MRHNGLFAKGFSVLFATFMLAPLVVVIGVSFTPEGFLEFPPSGLSLRWFRAILDNPDFIEAAWISLQLGVASATVSSIFAVPAALAIGRGRFPGRDVLQAFFLSPLTVPTVVLGIAFLRFLSFLNANGTFVGLMLCHAIIIMPFILRLVLASVTGLDRSQEQAAVSLGASDWTVFRRVTLPAIMPGVIGGWVLAFITSFDELTVTVFIVSPTTTTLPVRLFSHITQTTDPLVASISTVAILFTVGLMFLVDRIYGLDRLLIGEGAR, encoded by the coding sequence ATGAGACACAACGGCCTCTTCGCCAAAGGCTTCAGCGTTCTTTTCGCGACCTTCATGCTGGCGCCGCTCGTCGTCGTCATCGGCGTCTCCTTCACGCCGGAAGGCTTTCTGGAGTTTCCGCCGAGCGGCTTGTCGCTGCGCTGGTTCCGGGCGATCCTCGACAATCCCGACTTCATCGAAGCGGCCTGGATCAGCCTCCAGCTCGGCGTCGCCTCCGCGACCGTCTCCTCCATCTTCGCCGTCCCGGCGGCGCTCGCCATCGGCCGCGGCCGCTTTCCGGGCCGCGACGTGCTTCAGGCCTTCTTCCTGTCGCCTTTGACGGTGCCGACCGTGGTTCTCGGCATCGCCTTCCTGCGCTTTCTCAGCTTCCTCAACGCCAACGGCACCTTCGTCGGGCTGATGCTCTGTCATGCGATCATCATCATGCCCTTCATCCTGCGTCTCGTTCTCGCCTCGGTGACCGGCCTCGACCGGTCGCAGGAACAGGCGGCGGTGTCGCTCGGTGCCTCCGACTGGACCGTCTTTCGCCGCGTCACCCTGCCGGCCATCATGCCGGGCGTGATCGGCGGCTGGGTCCTTGCCTTCATCACCAGCTTCGACGAACTCACCGTGACGGTGTTCATCGTCAGCCCCACCACAACGACATTGCCAGTGCGTCTCTTCTCCCACATCACGCAGACGACGGATCCTCTCGTCGCCTCCATCTCCACGGTCGCCATCCTGTTTACCGTGGGTCTCATGTTCCTCGTCGACCGCATCTACGGCCTCGATCGCCTCCTCATCGGCGAGGGCGCAAGATGA
- a CDS encoding ABC transporter permease: protein MTLQAKSRPWILSAPALLLFLVLLLVPLVMTFILSFHSFSFYGGIAPTFSLENYVEVLSDGYFYEIFGRTFAIALATTLICAAIGLPQAYFLSRMHPFWRSVMLLVVLGPLLISVVVRTLGWAILLGNKGVINDALRDLGLITSPIRMMYTSGGIVLALVHVMVPFMILAIWAALQRTDPATESAAESLGARPWTIFRRIVLPQAMPGILSGSLIVFSLSASAFATPAILGGRRVKVVSTTVYDEFLNTLNWPLGAAIAILLLVSVLAIMVGWNRLVERRFAGVFE, encoded by the coding sequence ATGACACTTCAAGCGAAATCCAGGCCCTGGATCCTGAGCGCCCCGGCGCTCCTGCTCTTTCTCGTTTTGCTGCTGGTGCCGCTGGTGATGACCTTCATCCTCAGCTTTCACAGCTTCTCCTTTTATGGCGGCATCGCCCCGACCTTCTCGCTGGAGAATTACGTCGAGGTCCTGAGCGACGGCTATTTCTACGAGATTTTCGGGCGCACCTTCGCGATCGCGCTCGCCACCACGCTCATCTGTGCCGCGATCGGTCTGCCGCAGGCCTATTTCCTGTCGCGCATGCACCCGTTCTGGCGCTCCGTGATGCTCCTCGTCGTGCTCGGCCCGCTCCTCATTTCCGTCGTGGTGAGGACGCTGGGCTGGGCGATCCTTCTCGGCAACAAGGGCGTCATCAACGACGCCTTGCGCGATCTCGGCCTCATCACCTCGCCGATCCGCATGATGTACACCTCGGGCGGCATCGTCCTCGCCCTCGTCCATGTCATGGTGCCGTTCATGATCCTCGCCATCTGGGCCGCCCTCCAGCGCACCGATCCGGCGACGGAAAGTGCCGCGGAATCGCTCGGCGCCCGGCCCTGGACCATCTTCCGCAGGATCGTCCTGCCGCAGGCGATGCCTGGCATCCTGTCGGGCTCCCTCATCGTCTTTTCGCTGTCGGCGAGCGCCTTCGCCACGCCGGCCATCCTTGGCGGCCGCCGCGTCAAGGTCGTTTCCACCACCGTCTATGACGAATTCCTGAACACCTTGAACTGGCCGCTCGGCGCAGCGATCGCGATCCTTCTTCTGGTCTCGGTGCTCGCCATCATGGTCGGCTGGAACCGGCTCGTCGAACGCCGTTTTGCGGGGGTCTTCGAATGA
- a CDS encoding ABC transporter ATP-binding protein: MPFLQLSGLTKRFGEVVAVEDFSLAVEKGEFVSLLGPSGCGKTTTLQMIAGFEQPTSGHIMLNGRHLEEVPARNRGLGIVFQTYALFPHMTVEENVAFGLEMRGIDKKERARKVAGALELVQLAHLAKRYPRAMSGGQRQRVALARALVIEPELLLLDEPLSNLDAKLREEMQLELRRIQQEAGVTTLLVTHDQNEAMALSDRVAVMHHGRLMQEETPFHVYENPKSSFISTFLGKTNSLAATLKSTNDEGSALDCNGMALAGPPAHLRPGPITVSLRPERIEIVAEGEAVVSGPVIERIFLGDQWLFRIETPLGPLLVVRRNRGQREPEHGETVHLAWTPHHLRLLPKEDGAA; the protein is encoded by the coding sequence ATGCCTTTCCTTCAGCTTAGCGGTCTGACCAAACGCTTCGGCGAAGTCGTGGCCGTCGAAGATTTTTCGCTCGCCGTCGAGAAAGGCGAGTTCGTCTCCCTCCTCGGTCCCTCCGGCTGCGGCAAGACCACGACGCTGCAGATGATCGCCGGCTTCGAGCAGCCGACCTCCGGACACATCATGCTCAACGGCCGCCATCTGGAAGAGGTGCCGGCGCGCAACCGCGGTCTCGGCATCGTCTTCCAGACCTATGCGCTCTTCCCGCATATGACGGTGGAAGAAAACGTCGCCTTCGGCCTGGAGATGCGCGGCATCGACAAGAAGGAGCGTGCGCGCAAGGTCGCCGGAGCGCTGGAGCTCGTGCAGCTTGCCCATCTCGCCAAGCGCTATCCCCGGGCGATGTCCGGCGGCCAGCGCCAGCGTGTGGCGCTCGCCCGTGCCCTCGTCATCGAGCCGGAGCTCCTTCTCCTCGACGAGCCGCTCTCCAATCTCGACGCCAAGCTGCGCGAGGAAATGCAGCTCGAACTCCGCCGCATCCAGCAGGAAGCGGGCGTGACGACGCTTCTCGTCACCCACGACCAGAACGAGGCAATGGCGCTCTCCGACCGTGTCGCGGTCATGCATCACGGCCGCCTGATGCAGGAAGAGACGCCCTTCCACGTCTACGAAAACCCGAAATCCTCCTTCATCTCGACCTTCCTCGGCAAGACCAACAGCCTTGCCGCCACGCTGAAGTCGACGAATGACGAAGGCTCCGCTCTCGACTGCAACGGCATGGCGCTTGCCGGTCCGCCCGCCCATCTGCGGCCCGGCCCGATCACCGTCTCCCTGCGCCCGGAACGCATCGAAATCGTCGCAGAGGGCGAAGCCGTCGTCTCAGGCCCGGTGATCGAGCGCATCTTCCTCGGCGACCAATGGCTCTTCCGCATCGAGACGCCGCTCGGACCTCTCCTCGTCGTGCGCCGCAACCGCGGCCAGCGCGAGCCGGAACACGGCGAGACCGTGCATCTCGCCTGGACGCCCCATCATCTGCGCCTCCTGCCGAAGGAGGATGGCGCGGCATGA
- a CDS encoding ABC transporter substrate-binding protein has protein sequence MKPVIMALAAASSLLTVQTAQAQDTLVVGGYGGSFETLMKEVVFPEFEKTHDVTIQFVAGNSTENLARLQAQKGNQELDVVILDDGPMYQADALGFCAPMSKAAAFDDVYDLAKLGPNSIGIGFVATGFTYNTEWFEREGWDPPASWEDLKDPKYEGILSIPPINNTYGLHTLIMMARLNGGGEKDIDPGFEVMADDVAPNVLVFEPSSGKMSELFQSQEIALSIWGSGRTKSLADTGFPAKFAYPKEGAVALMLAACPVVESNVPEVANEFIQYLLTPEVQVKLADVMGSGPVNRKAELTEEQASFLPYGPEQIENLVAVDWDTINPNREEWTKRWAREVER, from the coding sequence ATGAAACCGGTCATCATGGCGCTTGCGGCCGCAAGCTCCCTCCTAACCGTTCAGACCGCCCAGGCGCAGGATACCCTCGTCGTCGGCGGCTATGGCGGTTCTTTCGAAACCTTGATGAAGGAAGTCGTCTTCCCCGAATTTGAGAAGACGCATGACGTGACGATCCAGTTCGTCGCCGGCAATTCCACCGAAAACCTCGCACGTCTGCAGGCGCAGAAGGGAAATCAGGAACTCGACGTCGTTATCCTCGACGACGGCCCGATGTATCAGGCGGACGCCCTCGGCTTTTGCGCCCCGATGAGCAAGGCGGCGGCCTTCGACGACGTCTACGATCTCGCCAAGCTCGGCCCCAATTCCATCGGCATCGGCTTCGTCGCGACCGGTTTCACCTACAACACCGAATGGTTCGAGCGCGAAGGCTGGGATCCCCCCGCAAGCTGGGAAGACCTGAAGGATCCGAAATACGAAGGCATCCTGTCGATCCCGCCGATCAACAACACCTACGGTCTGCACACCCTCATCATGATGGCGCGGCTCAACGGCGGCGGTGAGAAGGACATCGATCCGGGCTTTGAGGTGATGGCCGATGACGTCGCGCCGAACGTCCTCGTCTTCGAGCCGTCCTCGGGCAAGATGTCGGAGCTCTTCCAGTCGCAGGAAATCGCCCTGTCGATCTGGGGCTCGGGCCGCACCAAGTCGCTCGCCGATACGGGCTTCCCGGCGAAATTCGCCTATCCGAAGGAAGGCGCCGTCGCCCTCATGCTCGCGGCCTGCCCGGTCGTGGAAAGCAACGTTCCTGAAGTCGCCAACGAGTTCATCCAATATCTCCTGACGCCGGAAGTTCAGGTGAAGCTCGCCGACGTCATGGGCTCCGGTCCGGTCAACCGGAAAGCGGAGCTGACCGAAGAGCAGGCCTCCTTCCTGCCCTATGGGCCTGAGCAGATCGAAAACCTCGTCGCCGTCGACTGGGATACGATCAACCCGAACCGCGAAGAGTGGACCAAGCGCTGGGCGCGCGAGGTCGAGCGCTGA
- a CDS encoding LysR substrate-binding domain-containing protein: MAKPNIRQVEAFNAVMKAGSVTKAAEGLFVSQPAVSKLLHAFEVACDLPLFTRTKGRVVPTPEARQLFVETSKLEQGLTRVHEAARAIRELQRGEISIVAFPAMSMRLIPRKVGELLCDRPDVLLSLFTRTSRSVENSMITRAADFGISLVPTSNPALHCEPFTNISMICALRREHPLARKAAISLESIAGERLVALGRDDLSYPLIDEAFQRAGLAMRPAAEVQMADAACSMVASGCGVAIVPSLVSFEADFPDVVFRPLTEPIAMTTWLLTSTYQELSQLALELMDEIRGAVEELEAELHGTLGCDPAADSRFAGAAHP; encoded by the coding sequence TTGGCGAAGCCCAATATCCGGCAGGTCGAAGCCTTCAATGCCGTCATGAAGGCCGGGTCCGTGACCAAAGCGGCGGAAGGATTGTTCGTCAGCCAGCCGGCCGTGAGCAAGTTGCTGCACGCCTTCGAAGTGGCCTGCGATCTGCCGCTCTTCACCCGCACCAAGGGCCGCGTCGTGCCGACGCCGGAGGCCCGGCAATTGTTCGTCGAGACCTCCAAGCTGGAGCAGGGGCTGACGCGTGTGCACGAGGCGGCGCGCGCCATCCGCGAATTGCAGCGCGGCGAGATCTCCATCGTCGCCTTTCCGGCGATGAGCATGCGGCTCATTCCGCGCAAGGTGGGCGAGCTTTTGTGCGACCGCCCCGACGTGCTTCTCTCCCTCTTCACGCGCACCTCGCGCAGCGTCGAGAATTCGATGATCACGCGTGCGGCGGATTTCGGCATCTCGCTCGTGCCGACGAGCAATCCGGCGCTGCATTGCGAGCCGTTCACCAACATCTCCATGATCTGCGCGCTGCGCCGCGAGCATCCTCTGGCGCGCAAGGCGGCGATCTCGCTTGAAAGCATCGCCGGGGAGCGTCTCGTGGCGCTCGGGCGGGACGATCTTTCCTATCCGCTCATCGACGAGGCGTTTCAGCGTGCGGGGCTGGCGATGCGGCCGGCAGCCGAAGTGCAGATGGCGGATGCGGCCTGCAGCATGGTGGCGTCCGGCTGCGGGGTGGCGATCGTGCCCTCACTCGTGTCTTTCGAGGCGGACTTTCCGGATGTCGTGTTCCGCCCGCTCACCGAGCCGATCGCCATGACGACCTGGCTTTTGACGTCCACCTATCAGGAGCTGTCGCAGCTGGCGCTCGAGCTGATGGACGAGATCCGGGGTGCGGTGGAGGAGCTGGAGGCGGAGCTGCACGGCACGCTCGGCTGCGACCCGGCCGCCGATTCGCGGTTTGCGGGCGCGGCGCATCCTTGA
- the ffh gene encoding signal recognition particle protein: protein MFDTLSDRLSGIFDKITGRGALSEKDVSEALREVRRALLEADVALEVVRAFTEKVRERAVGAEVVRSVKPGQMVVKIVHDQLVEMLGEEASEINLHAAPPVAIMMVGLQGSGKTTSTAKIAKRLSEREKKKVLMASLDTRRPAAQEQLKVLGEQIGVATLPIIEGQGPVDIAKRAQNAARLGGYDVLMLDTAGRTHIDEPLMIEMEEVKRASNPHEILLVADALTGQDAVNVARSFNERCAVTGIVLTRIDGDGRGGAALSMRAVTGKPIKLIGTGEKIDAIEAFHPSRIADRILGMGDIVSLVERASEQIDQEKALKTAQKMKKGEFDLEDFAEQLRQMEKIGGMSGIMSMMPGIGKMKKQVAAAGIDDSVVKRQLAIISSMTRQERQKPAVMNASRKKRVAAGSGVEVQDVNKLLKMHRQMSDMMKKLGRNKKMAGLFGGAQPDPAMLEEMQKGGLPGGMSGGLPGGLGGMPGGLPKGLPGLPGMGGGMGGLPGLPGLGRGKKK from the coding sequence ATGTTCGATACCCTATCAGATCGCCTTTCAGGCATCTTCGACAAGATCACCGGCCGCGGAGCACTTTCCGAGAAGGACGTCTCGGAAGCGCTGCGGGAAGTGCGGCGTGCGCTTCTGGAAGCGGACGTCGCGCTCGAAGTGGTGCGTGCCTTCACCGAGAAGGTGCGCGAGCGCGCCGTCGGCGCCGAAGTCGTGCGCTCCGTCAAGCCGGGGCAGATGGTCGTCAAGATCGTCCACGACCAGCTCGTCGAGATGCTGGGCGAGGAAGCCTCGGAGATCAATCTTCACGCCGCGCCGCCCGTCGCCATCATGATGGTCGGTCTGCAGGGCTCGGGTAAGACGACCTCGACGGCGAAGATCGCCAAGCGCCTGTCGGAGCGGGAGAAGAAGAAGGTCTTGATGGCCTCCCTCGACACCCGCCGGCCGGCGGCGCAGGAGCAGCTCAAGGTGCTGGGCGAACAGATCGGCGTCGCGACTTTGCCGATCATCGAAGGGCAGGGGCCGGTCGACATCGCCAAACGGGCGCAGAATGCGGCTCGCCTCGGCGGCTACGACGTGCTCATGCTCGATACGGCGGGCCGCACGCATATCGACGAGCCCTTGATGATCGAGATGGAGGAGGTGAAGCGGGCGTCCAATCCGCATGAAATCCTCCTCGTCGCCGATGCGCTCACCGGTCAGGACGCCGTCAATGTGGCGCGCTCCTTCAACGAGCGCTGCGCGGTCACGGGCATCGTGCTGACGCGTATCGACGGTGACGGGCGCGGCGGTGCGGCGCTTTCCATGCGCGCCGTCACCGGCAAGCCGATCAAGCTCATCGGTACCGGCGAAAAGATCGACGCGATCGAGGCCTTCCATCCCTCGCGCATCGCCGACCGCATTCTCGGCATGGGCGACATCGTCTCGCTCGTCGAGCGGGCGTCGGAGCAGATCGACCAGGAGAAGGCCCTCAAGACCGCCCAGAAGATGAAGAAGGGCGAGTTCGACCTCGAGGATTTCGCCGAACAGCTTCGTCAGATGGAAAAGATCGGCGGCATGTCGGGCATCATGAGCATGATGCCGGGCATCGGCAAAATGAAGAAGCAGGTGGCCGCGGCCGGCATCGACGACAGCGTCGTGAAACGCCAGCTCGCCATCATCTCGTCGATGACGCGCCAGGAGCGGCAGAAGCCGGCGGTGATGAATGCGAGCCGCAAGAAGCGCGTGGCGGCGGGCTCCGGCGTCGAGGTGCAGGACGTCAACAAGCTCCTCAAGATGCACCGGCAGATGTCGGACATGATGAAGAAGCTCGGCCGCAACAAGAAGATGGCCGGTCTCTTCGGGGGCGCGCAGCCCGATCCGGCGATGCTGGAAGAGATGCAGAAGGGCGGTTTGCCGGGCGGCATGTCTGGCGGGCTCCCGGGCGGTCTCGGCGGTATGCCGGGCGGCCTGCCCAAAGGATTGCCGGGCCTTCCAGGAATGGGAGGCGGGATGGGCGGTCTGCCGGGGCTTCCCGGTCTTGGCCGCGGCAAGAAGAAATAA
- the rpsP gene encoding 30S ribosomal protein S16, which produces MTVKLRLSRGGSKKRPFYRVVAADERSPRDGRYIERVGTYNPLLPKDHAERVVLNTERVEYWLSQGAQPTDRVLRFLDAAGLAKRPARNNPKKAELGAKAKERLELRRQAEEEAKAAAEAPAEEAAE; this is translated from the coding sequence ATGACTGTGAAACTGAGATTGTCCCGCGGCGGCAGCAAGAAGCGCCCGTTCTACCGGGTCGTGGCCGCTGACGAGCGCTCCCCGCGCGACGGCCGCTACATCGAGCGTGTCGGCACCTACAATCCGCTTCTGCCGAAGGATCATGCCGAGCGCGTCGTGCTCAACACCGAGCGCGTCGAATACTGGCTGTCGCAGGGCGCCCAGCCGACCGACCGCGTGCTGCGCTTCCTCGACGCGGCCGGCCTTGCCAAGCGTCCGGCGCGCAACAACCCGAAGAAGGCCGAGCTCGGCGCCAAGGCCAAGGAGCGCCTCGAGCTGCGCCGCCAGGCCGAAGAAGAGGCGAAGGCTGCCGCCGAGGCGCCGGCCGAGGAAGCGGCGGAGTAA
- the rimM gene encoding ribosome maturation factor RimM (Essential for efficient processing of 16S rRNA), which translates to MAVSQDRAAGDRLIVAKIGRAHGVRGEVRVKTFTADPLALADYSPLFASDGRSFSVKELRADKGDMVVARFKGVSDRNAAEALNGTMLFVARAALPAPDEDEFYHADLIGLAAEAPDGSPLGRVVAVHDFGGGDILEVKPERGESLLVSFTREVVPSIDLAGGRIVVDLPAEIEVREDDAAREDAREDDAQDDAPQTENAGESPAEEDRA; encoded by the coding sequence ATGGCGGTTTCGCAAGATCGTGCGGCGGGAGACCGCCTCATCGTCGCAAAGATCGGCCGGGCGCATGGCGTCAGAGGCGAGGTGCGGGTGAAAACCTTCACCGCGGATCCCCTGGCGCTCGCCGATTATTCGCCGCTTTTTGCGTCGGACGGGCGAAGTTTTTCCGTCAAGGAGCTGCGTGCCGACAAGGGCGACATGGTCGTCGCCCGCTTCAAGGGCGTGTCGGACCGCAATGCGGCCGAGGCGCTCAACGGCACGATGCTCTTCGTCGCGCGCGCGGCGCTGCCGGCGCCTGACGAAGACGAGTTCTATCACGCCGATCTCATCGGCCTTGCGGCCGAGGCGCCCGACGGTTCGCCGCTCGGGCGGGTCGTCGCCGTGCACGATTTCGGCGGCGGCGATATCCTCGAGGTGAAGCCGGAGCGGGGCGAGAGCCTGCTCGTCTCCTTCACGCGCGAGGTGGTTCCCTCCATCGATCTTGCCGGCGGGCGCATCGTCGTCGACCTGCCTGCCGAGATCGAAGTGCGGGAAGACGATGCGGCGCGCGAAGATGCGCGAGAAGACGACGCGCAGGACGACGCCCCGCAGACAGAGAACGCAGGCGAAAGCCCGGCGGAAGAGGACAGGGCATGA
- a CDS encoding putative quinol monooxygenase — MIIVAGEFRIPEEKLDAFLPAAQKVMAATRQETGCLLYTFAFDLDVAGLVRVFEKWESREALAAHFKTAHMAEWRQALSAIGATGRSVKAYAADDGEPL; from the coding sequence ATGATCATCGTCGCCGGCGAATTTCGCATTCCCGAGGAGAAGCTCGACGCCTTTCTGCCGGCGGCGCAGAAGGTGATGGCCGCGACACGGCAGGAGACGGGCTGCCTCCTCTACACCTTCGCCTTCGATCTCGATGTGGCCGGGCTCGTGCGCGTCTTCGAGAAATGGGAAAGTCGCGAGGCGCTCGCGGCGCATTTCAAGACCGCGCATATGGCGGAATGGCGCCAGGCGCTGTCGGCGATCGGTGCCACCGGGCGAAGCGTCAAAGCCTATGCCGCCGATGACGGCGAGCCGCTCTAA
- the trmD gene encoding tRNA (guanosine(37)-N1)-methyltransferase TrmD — protein MSFKASVLTLFPEMFPGPLGISLAGRALEAGRFAIEARQIREHGIGTHRMVDDTPAGGGPGMVMRADVMAAAIDAAAPDGDPRPRLLMSPRGRPLSQQMVKDWAQGPGLVIVCGRFEGIDERVIEARRLEEVSIGDFVLSGGEIAALALLDAVVRLLPGVMGKAESASEESFENGLLEYPQYTRPQEFEGREIPEVLTSGHHGKVAEWRRAEALRLTRERRPDLLERPAQPVTK, from the coding sequence ATGAGCTTCAAGGCGAGCGTTCTCACGCTCTTTCCCGAAATGTTTCCGGGGCCGCTCGGTATCTCGCTGGCCGGGCGGGCGCTCGAGGCCGGCCGCTTTGCGATCGAGGCGCGGCAGATCCGCGAGCACGGCATCGGCACGCACCGCATGGTCGACGACACGCCCGCCGGCGGCGGGCCGGGCATGGTGATGCGCGCCGATGTGATGGCGGCGGCGATCGATGCCGCAGCTCCTGACGGCGACCCGCGCCCGCGCCTTCTGATGAGCCCGCGCGGACGTCCCCTGAGCCAGCAGATGGTGAAGGATTGGGCCCAAGGCCCCGGCCTCGTCATCGTCTGCGGACGGTTCGAGGGGATCGACGAGCGCGTGATCGAGGCGCGGCGCCTTGAAGAGGTGTCGATCGGCGATTTCGTTCTCTCGGGTGGCGAGATTGCCGCGCTTGCCCTTCTCGACGCGGTCGTACGGCTTCTGCCGGGCGTCATGGGCAAGGCGGAATCAGCTTCCGAAGAGAGTTTTGAAAACGGGCTTCTGGAATATCCGCAATATACGCGACCGCAGGAATTCGAAGGGCGCGAGATCCCGGAGGTTCTGACCTCGGGCCATCACGGCAAGGTCGCCGAATGGCGGCGCGCCGAGGCGCTCAGGCTGACGCGCGAGAGACGGCCGGATCTCCTGGAGAGACCCGCTCAGCCCGTCACGAAATAA
- a CDS encoding sulfite exporter TauE/SafE family protein, which produces MSLLDILLLVLAGFVSGAINAVAGGGTFIAFGALTLVGVPPITANATTSITQFPGYVTSTLAYRRELRKIGRVAFPYLIVSIFGGLIGALVLLALDNPQFRAMVPWLLIAATSLFAAGPRVTRALRARDLHSPPWLAWLIQFVVAIYGGFFGAGMGIMMLASLGLTEGDDFHRINAIKTLLSVVIAVIAIAVFVQGGIVDWSAGSVMLVAVALGGYLGVAAARKFPQTYVRGFVITVGLVLTVYYFVTG; this is translated from the coding sequence ATGTCTCTTCTCGACATTCTTCTGCTCGTCCTCGCCGGTTTCGTCTCCGGTGCCATCAATGCGGTCGCCGGTGGCGGCACCTTCATCGCCTTCGGCGCGCTCACCCTCGTCGGCGTCCCGCCGATCACCGCAAACGCCACGACCTCCATCACCCAGTTCCCGGGCTATGTGACCTCGACGCTCGCCTATCGGCGCGAATTGCGGAAGATCGGCCGCGTAGCGTTCCCCTACCTCATCGTCTCCATCTTCGGCGGGCTGATCGGCGCGCTTGTGCTTCTGGCGCTCGACAATCCGCAGTTCCGCGCCATGGTGCCCTGGCTTTTGATCGCCGCCACCTCGCTCTTTGCCGCCGGGCCGCGCGTCACACGCGCCTTGCGGGCGCGTGATCTGCATTCCCCGCCCTGGCTCGCCTGGCTGATCCAGTTCGTCGTGGCGATCTATGGTGGCTTCTTCGGCGCCGGCATGGGCATCATGATGCTCGCCTCGCTCGGCCTCACCGAGGGCGACGATTTTCACCGCATCAATGCCATCAAGACGCTTTTGTCGGTGGTGATCGCCGTCATCGCCATCGCCGTCTTCGTGCAGGGGGGCATCGTCGATTGGAGCGCCGGTTCGGTGATGCTCGTCGCCGTCGCGCTCGGCGGCTATCTCGGCGTCGCCGCGGCACGCAAATTCCCGCAGACCTATGTCCGCGGCTTCGTCATCACGGTCGGCCTCGTCCTCACCGTCTATTATTTCGTGACGGGCTGA